gctctatctcctgagcctgtgtgtttacctgtgttctgtgtgtgatgttggTGGTGTAGGCGGGGTTAATGCAGACAGGAACACCTGGAGCGACAGGTGAACAGGGCAGGAATTGAGGATATTGATCGTCTCCGTCCTCGATGTTCACAGATAAACGAGCAGACGAGTTGAATTTATCCTCTGTGTTTGATTCCtgttcagaaaaaaaatctattcacTGAATAGAGCAAAGTATTTATTTCTGAAAGTGTATTTGTTTCAATTATTACACATTCATTAATGACGATATAGACGATGCCACGGCGACTCCCGAACAACTACCAGAGATGAACTTTTCACTTATAGTGTCTTTGCTTGGCAGCTCAGCTCGGTCTCTTTTCCTCATGAGCTTCTCTCATGTGTGTCTCTCCTCGTGTACCCACCCTACTCAGGGAGAGTTAATTGGCCAACTAATCTCAGCTGtgccaatcaactctccctggttcacctaGAGCTGCTCTGAACCACCTCCACAATGTCATAATGGAAAGTTTGAGACTTGATTCTGGCTCCAGATTAGTTTCAGTTTCTGTATCAAAGAAAGATACAGTTCATTGATCGTTTATTGATCCTTTTATTTAAGTGTGATTGGTTAGTTCGGTTCTTGGGTGCGGAGTCAGTTATACCTGGGCCCAGATGATGAACTCCAGGTGATGTCTGGTCTCAAAGTCCAGATGTTTGTCCAACACGATGCTGCCGCTGTTTGGTAGATCGATCCTGAAGAAGGCGGCGTCCGGCTGCAGGTGACAGGTGAGTTCAGTCATGTGACTCCAGGTGATTGATCGAGGACAGAAGTATGTGGACAACTCACTGATGATTGATCAATGATGTAACTGATCATGTCTCCGTCTGCATCAACAGCTTTTACAGTGAAGATCACAGAGTTCACAGCCGTCAGCTAcgaacacagaaaacacactttatGATAGTATAATATTATGATATAATAGTgtagttatttataatgtttGTACTGTTTCagtttatataaagtttatattgCTATCAACCGTCATCATATGACAGAAAAACCTGGCCCAATGAGCTGAGAAGACGACTCGTTCCTTAATTAATATCAGACAAACTGAAGCTGAACTTAAAGTGGAGCCTGATTGATCATCTGATCATCAGCTGATGGCAAacagatctgctgctgtcagctgacaGACTACAATGAGGCTGAGCTGGATTACGCTTCATTTTACAACctccattttatttttgtctcatAAAGACTGTCCCACTAGACATTAGGGGAATTACCTCACTATATGATTGGTCAGTCAGAAAGTGGGCGTGGCTTGAGCTGTGGTTACCCTCCACATTTTACCTCACTGATGCTGAACGGACCAATCGTCTCCTGCAGGAAGTTTGGTCTGTTGTCGTTTTCATTCACGATCTCCACCAGGATCCTGAACTGACTCTGAGAACACAGGTAACACAGGTAACTCAGGTAAACTCATTAACCTTACTCAAGTGTTAACACCCTTGATTTACCTGCATGACATCATCTTCATAACAGGTGAGCTCTGCTACCAGCACCGATCCCTGAACCTGAGAATCAGAAACATGTCAGTGATGTATGTTCCAGGTGTTAGTCACAGCCCAGGTGAGTGTGTTGTTCAGGTGAGTGTGATGTTCTGGTgcatattataataataataataataatacatctgATTTATAGGCGCCTTTCAGAGCACCCAAGGTCCCCTTACACCgcagataaacaaaaacaacaacataaacaatgtatcaaaaacatcaataaaataaatcaaatgaaatgaacaatgaataaaaaatggaagacaatcaaactgaaaaagcGAGTTTGTGGATGGCCTTAAAGGTGAGGAGCAGAATCTTAAAAACAATGCGGTATTTGACCGGGAGCcaatgaagctgctgaaggacaggagtgatgtgattaatggggggggggggagatgatGCGAGCAGCAGTTCTGGACTTATTGAAGTTTATAAGAGAATCTATGAGGGAGACCAAAAAGAAGGGAATTACAGTAATCAATGCAGGATGTAACCAGGGTGTGGACGAGAATGGCGGCGGTGTTGGGTTTGAGCGATGGGCGGAGACGATTAATGTTGCGTAGATGAAAGTATGTGGACCAGGTGACATTATTGATGTGGGCTTGGAAAGATAGAGTGCTGTCAAGGATGACACCCAGACTCTTAACCTGACGGGAGGGAGAAACTAAAGAGTTGTCAATATTGAAGGATAGATTGTCTGATTTTGAAAAGGTGGATTTAGTGCCAATAAGGACAACTTTGGTTTTATCGCGATTGAGTTTTAGGAAATTGCAGTGTTGTACAGGTGAGTGATGTAGAGGTGTACCTCCCTGTCCAGGACTCTGGAGAGCGAAGTGTTGAGTCGGATGGTTCCACCCTCTAAGTAGAACCAGTCTGCGCTGTCTCCACTCAGACAAAGTCTGATAGTGTTCGCTCGTTGTTCTCCGCTGATGCTGATGTTGGCTATGAACTGACCGAGCGGACTGTTCTCTCTGACCGATGCCAAGATGTCCGACCCGCCTTGACACGGACCGGCTGAcgacaaacacagaaagagacgTGAAATATGGTGATGAAGTTGTGCTTCTATGATTAACGATATTGGCTGGAAGAGGATGATGGGACATAATTTGATCATTAATCTATTGTCATGACGACAGAATCTTTGATGATCAGTAACTTTTCGTGTTTTCTAATCACGAGTTTTCTAAAATCATAGGAACCTGAAGAGAACGTTAAAGAACCTGGTGTTCTCACCTGTAACCACATGATATGATAACCTGAGAACCacctgccacagcagcagcctgcagcgTCTCAGCATCGTCCTTGTCCTATGCTTTGTCCTCGTCCTCCGCTTTATCCTTGTCctcctgaacacaaacactcaccagTGACACtttgtgatttaaaatgcaaaacttTACGTACTGTAAAAAGTTGTCCTCTGTTTTCTacagattgtttttattatgttgttgtCGCCCatgaaacaacaaactgaaagtATTAACAttagaaccacacacacacacacacacacatctactgAGCCCTTACCTCTCTCTCCTGGGATCTTCTGACACttggactctctctctccgtctgttcAGGCTGATCTCAGCTTCATCACAGTTTTTATCCTttcattttatcatctttttacattttcctgtttcagcagcagagactcgCTTCATTATTCAGAGAGAACAGAGCGCAGCCTGttgctgtgcgtgtgtgtgtgtgtgtgtgtgtgtgtgtgtgtgtgtgtgtgtgtgtgtgtgagagagagagaattagcAAAGAGCTTACGGGAGCATTAATGAGCTCGATAAGTAGGTCAACAGTTTAACACAACAGGACCTGCTGCTACTGATGTAATTGTAATGGTATACTGCAGTAACTATAGTATTATTACACTACTGTAGTAACTGTAGAAATATAGTGCAGTAACTAGAGTATTACAACagtaattattaatatatatatatatatatataatagtacTACTATTACTAGTAGTAACTATACGTACAGTGTAGTACATCGTACATAGTATGAGTACAGTAACTATAGTATTATTACACTTCTGAAGTAACTAATAATATATTGCAATAactataataatattaaagtactgtagtaaatatatatatactgtagtAACTATAATACTATACTGCAATAACTATAGTAATACTACAGGACTGAAGTAACAATACTGATACTTGCAACTGAAGTATGTGTTACTACAGTATGTGATACTACAGTATTAGTTACTGCAGTATTAGAAGTTACCTCAGTATTAGTTACCACAGTATCAGTATAGTTGCTACAGTATTTGTTACCACAGTATTAGTATAATTACTGCAGTACTAGTTGCTACAGTTTTAGTAGAGTACGACACCTGAACTCACCTGTTGATCAGCTGACTCAGTATTACAGTATTAGTTACTATAGAGTTACTTACTACAGTCTTAGTATCATTAATACAGTATAAGTATAGTTACTTCAGTGTTGGTAACTACAGTATGAGTATAGTTACTGCAGTATTAGTAGAGAACGACACCCAAACTCGCCAAACTTGCAGCTGatttagtattagtattaaCGACATAAGTATTAGTAACTACAGAAATAGTATGACATTTTAATATGCTGATTTTtatctggttttattttaaactattttctttctttctgaatgatgacatcatcacatcaaacttaaaaacttaatttaatttcacaaacttagtttcattcacaaaaacacGTTTCTGTAAaaactagaaataaaaaaagtctacatcaccatgacaacaataACTCTGAGacagtaatctgattactgCTACTCCTATATTACAACCTTCACATTACATCTCCGATGTCGTTAAAAATGACTCGGACTTGGTTTGAAGAACGTCTCTGTTTCtgacgtttgtgtgttttggttaaTTGTCGTCATTTCACGATTATGGGTAAATCAACCCATGAtttgctgtttcttcttcttctctttttcatcagTCCATTCCCTTGGTGgagcccctccctcctctttgcCGCTTTTCCTTCTGACATGGTCTGATCCAGGGACAGACAAAGATGGCGTCTAtgtgagaaagaggaggagaattgATGATTCAGCAGATGTTGATGTAAAGTTACTGTTCACTTGGATGGTAAAAGCCAGAAtatccatttattttaattattacaaCCGGATGTGGGCTCATGGTGACATCTTGACTTCTGTAGAAAGAAATCAACTCTATTTTTCAGTAGGGTTTTTGTGATTGATTCATCTGATGgaagatttatttattgatttattgaactGTTTTTAAGAATGGTTGTTTGTAAATGCCTCTTTGAAAGATTGATAGAATgaagtttttctctctctctctctatatatatatataacatattaaCATGCTCAATAATTTGTGTTAATgatctttattttaattatttattttatttatgcgTGTATCGTACTTCctgttcttcttcctgttcCCATTTTCAGAGaatgtcacttcctgttcttcGTCATTACTTGCCCAGTCTCCATTAGATTCACCTGGAGGTTCAGTTTCACCTGAggatacatttttctgtgagtTCCAGAATCTTCCTCAGTCTGTTTCTCGTGTGTTAGAACTGttacatttattgatttttctatttttgccTCTTTCCTGATTGAAGAGTAAATATTGAACGTTTCCTTGTCTCGAGCCTCATAGATGGATCACTGAAACATGTTGAAGCTCAGACTTTTCACATGCTTTTAAAGCCACAGCGAACAGGAAACTAGTGAAGCAgatgcagtctgtggtactgggaGCACTTTACGGGTCAGGTTGGTTCtgttcggctccagcagctgacagaggtttatcctctgaggagaatctagatCTTTCAGAAACTCGaaggatcttgtgggtctctgaagaccctggtcctcctcagagactcgaacaatccacaccagctccacggatcctctaagaacatgtcatggttcaaaggaagggatTGGTCAGTGGGTGGAGCTTTATACTGTTTATACTGTCATTACTgtcattatactgtatattatactTATACATTATACTGTCATTCGAGACAATCGAAGAATCTTACGTCAGGAAACaaatgtgatgtcatcagaataaaattgataaaatactaacaaaagcaacatgttgttaaaaaacattttattaatcagGAGATTCCAAGTTTCAACATGGACGATTAATAAAAATCACccaaaaaaatctacatttgctttcacagttttgtctttgaatgAGTTTctgaaattaaacttttatttatttactcttcaCATTTTTCCTTCATCTGCTGAATATGGTCTAAAAACTAAAGTTCCCATGagcctctcctgctgctgttatgGACAAAACTGAAGCTGtatattgtgttttcacttttttaacaaattaaatatcaacTTCTTTTCACAATGAAAGAGAATGATGAATGTGAACAATGAGAGTGAGAACTAGCACAAAGTTGAGGAGTCATTGAGGATCAGATCTTATGATGATCCCGTGATAATCGGCCACTTCCTGTCATTTCTTCCCATTTCCATACGGGTCGCTGGTGGCGCGGCCTGCTGTCTCGTCCCCAAACTGCAGGCCGGAGACAAGGTTGGTGGTAAGACAGGTAGGGAGGAGACAGCGAACGCTGCTTATGAAGGTAAGAACGATGATAAAATCACTTAGTatcaataaaacattgtttataAAGtttaatctctataaacagattataTACGAATAAACTGAATCTGTGCACAACGGAGAGGAAGCTTCTGGTTTctatttctagtttgaccaatcacgtttgagcacGCTTTGGTTGCCCACAGATAAACAGAttgggtggagagagagagaggaggaacacaTTAATCTATATCAAAGATAATTGTTCATAAATATTAGTCGAAATGTCGTATGGACCTAAAACACCAACAAATACAGATAAACTTGCACTTGAAGAAAGTATCATCTGATAAATCTTATACATCACAATTATCATCTGATACATCATAGATATATTATGATATATCATAAATATAATCTGATATATTGAATATCATCTGATAAATTATATGATAAATCATTTgatatatcatatatttttttatactaAACCCCATTtgatatattcatatataataGATGCCATCTGGTAAATCGAATATAAATATcacctgttttgtttgttttatggaGAAATGTTTGACTCTGATTATAGAAACTCGTCGGTAAACAGTTTACAGAAGACAAAGACTTCCTTTGATCTCTGCACCTGTAGAACCAAAGTATTTTTTCATCATCCGACGATGAGCTCAGATTGGGTGAActtcaaaaaacacaactccctcagccaatcagattatGAGAGAAAATCTTACCTTTGCAGCATGACCCTGCTGTAAAACAGAAGAGATTTGAATGAATCTGATTAAAAGATGAAACTTGATTTGAAaagatcaaattaaatttacattttttaaacatcagtgACATCCTGTtttcataataatcataaatatattaagtatatatattatacattataattTAAGAAGTGTTTGAATATAGTCGAACTGACCTAAAGTCGCTCATGAACGTCATGTTGAGGTGATGAAACTCGAGACTGTGGATGAAGAAAAAACTATTCAAGCAGGTTTCAacacagaaaaagggaaatcatCGTTAACAAAGTGACGacatcacaacaacataaacacaacaaaacaggtTTAATTAATTCAGTTCAGATTTACCTGCTGTTGTtgagtgagggaggaagaggagcagcagacaacatcatcatcatcatcatgacaaccacagcaacagacTTCATCATCTGATGTAcagcagagagcgagagagcgagcgagcagcTTCTCTTTCAGAATGAAGGGGACTTGTCCAGAGAAACTGAATTTATAATGAACCTGTTTACACACCAGCGTCAGCCGACCTTCAGCCAACGTCCAGCCGACCTTCAGCCGACCTTCTCTCTGTCATCATGAATGATGAGGAGCCTCAGTGTCATTTTAATATTAACCGATGACATCAGCTGATGTCAGCGGCCCTGACCTCTGATCAGTTTAAATCATCGTTACGGAAACAGCTTCACCCCAAGTCAGATAagatcatatttattttgttctgttgtACAAGCACAGATTTACAGACAGTGACgtcatgttatattttaatatatatatatttagttcaaacattttaatcacattgacacaaaatcattacatttcagttataattaatacatttttcatcttcacgtttgaaaacaacaaaacgtaaaagataaaaaactgaaaaacttcACAGACGACGTTTATTTTCTACGTTAACATCAAACTTTTCCAGAAGAAACAACATCAACAGGAGTCACATGAAAACTGAAACACCGTCCACTTCCTGGAAACAAAAATACGAAGGACTACATATCAACATCCATCCTCATGGAAACAACACATCAGGGACATTTCTATTTATCACACtctgcgtgtgtgcgcgcgtctCCGCTTGTTTATCGAAAGTCTTCGGCAGAGAACATGCCCTTGGCGCGGCGCAGGATAGAATCCTTGGACGCGTCGTACGGATGCTCTTTGGATGGAATCTCCAACACGGCAGGAATCGACTGCATGTGGCCGTCGATGGCATGACGGATCATCTCAGCTATGAACTGGTTGATCAGGATGATGCCGATATCGTTACGGGCCAAGAAACTCctgtagagagagacagagagcaagagagacagacagagagacagagagcaagagagagacagagccagagagcaagagagagacagagacagagagacagagagcaagagagagagagagagagagagagacagagagacagagagagagagagagagagacagagagagagacagagagagagacagacagagagacagacagagagagagacagagagacagagagcaagagagacagagagacagagagagacagacagacagagagagagacagagagacagagggagagagagagagagagacagacagacagagagagagacagagagacagagacagagacagagagagagagacagagagggagggagagagagagagagagacagacagacagacagacagattttagttttactGGTGAAACTCGTCTCAGTTAAA
The sequence above is a segment of the Hippoglossus stenolepis isolate QCI-W04-F060 chromosome 22, HSTE1.2, whole genome shotgun sequence genome. Coding sequences within it:
- the zgc:193726 gene encoding uncharacterized protein zgc:193726 isoform X11, producing MMKSVAVVVMMMMMMLSAAPLPPSLNNSSLEFHHLNMTFMSDFSRVMLQSLGTRQQAAPPATRMEMGRNDRKWPIITGSS
- the zgc:193726 gene encoding uncharacterized protein zgc:193726 isoform X9 produces the protein MMKSVAVVVMMMMMMLSAAPLPPSLNNSSFFFIHSLEFHHLNMTFMSDFSRVMLQSLGTRQQAAPPATRMEMGRNDRKWPIITGSS
- the zgc:193726 gene encoding uncharacterized protein zgc:193726 isoform X12, whose product is MMKSVAVVVMMMMMMLSAAPLPPSLNNSSLEFHHLNMTFMSDFRVMLQSLGTRQQAAPPATRMEMGRNDRKWPIITGSS
- the zgc:193726 gene encoding uncharacterized protein zgc:193726 isoform X10, whose amino-acid sequence is MMKSVAVVVMMMMMMLSAAPLPPSLNNSSFFFIHSLEFHHLNMTFMSDFRVMLQSLGTRQQAAPPATRMEMGRNDRKWPIITGSS
- the zgc:193726 gene encoding uncharacterized protein zgc:193726 isoform X6, producing MMKSVAVVVMMMMMMLSAAPLPPSLNNSSLEFHHLNMTFMSDFSRVMLQSVRCLLPTCLTTNLVSGLQFGDETAGRATSDPYGNGKK
- the zgc:193726 gene encoding uncharacterized protein zgc:193726 isoform X5, coding for MMKSVAVVVMMMMMMLSAAPLPPSLNNSSLEFHHLNMTFMSDFSRVMLQSSVRCLLPTCLTTNLVSGLQFGDETAGRATSDPYGNGKK
- the zgc:193726 gene encoding uncharacterized protein zgc:193726 isoform X8; amino-acid sequence: MMKSVAVVVMMMMMMLSAAPLPPSLNNSSLEFHHLNMTFMSDFRVMLQSVRCLLPTCLTTNLVSGLQFGDETAGRATSDPYGNGKK
- the zgc:193726 gene encoding uncharacterized protein zgc:193726 isoform X7: MMKSVAVVVMMMMMMLSAAPLPPSLNNSSLEFHHLNMTFMSDFRVMLQSSVRCLLPTCLTTNLVSGLQFGDETAGRATSDPYGNGKK
- the zgc:193726 gene encoding uncharacterized protein zgc:193726 isoform X4, whose amino-acid sequence is MMKSVAVVVMMMMMMLSAAPLPPSLNNSSFFFIHSLEFHHLNMTFMSDFRVMLQSVRCLLPTCLTTNLVSGLQFGDETAGRATSDPYGNGKK
- the zgc:193726 gene encoding uncharacterized protein zgc:193726 isoform X2 → MMKSVAVVVMMMMMMLSAAPLPPSLNNSSFFFIHSLEFHHLNMTFMSDFSRVMLQSVRCLLPTCLTTNLVSGLQFGDETAGRATSDPYGNGKK
- the zgc:193726 gene encoding uncharacterized protein zgc:193726 isoform X1 yields the protein MMKSVAVVVMMMMMMLSAAPLPPSLNNSSFFFIHSLEFHHLNMTFMSDFSRVMLQSSVRCLLPTCLTTNLVSGLQFGDETAGRATSDPYGNGKK
- the zgc:193726 gene encoding uncharacterized protein zgc:193726 isoform X3, coding for MMKSVAVVVMMMMMMLSAAPLPPSLNNSSFFFIHSLEFHHLNMTFMSDFRVMLQSSVRCLLPTCLTTNLVSGLQFGDETAGRATSDPYGNGKK
- the atp6v1f gene encoding V-type proton ATPase subunit F: MAGRGKLIAVIGDEDTCTGFLLGGVGELNKNRKPNFLVVEKDTSITEIEETFKSFLARNDIGIILINQFIAEMIRHAIDGHMQSIPAVLEIPSKEHPYDASKDSILRRAKGMFSAEDFR